A genomic window from Amia ocellicauda isolate fAmiCal2 chromosome 15, fAmiCal2.hap1, whole genome shotgun sequence includes:
- the LOC136771947 gene encoding sulfotransferase 6B1-like — MPEQTELVHRFRGIPFSTRASTELLQSLDDFEAREDDVLLVSYPKSGTHWLAEILRNLYNCHTENNTTSQVTLTSSLEFGDLSKFQELRNLPSKRLIPTHLNCDMVPVQFKTKKCKMIYVIRNPKDTAVSMFHYYQQNPHLPKIDKWSTFLEMFLKGEVVYGSWIDHVLSWEKKENDENTLFLYYESMKKDLPTYVKEISSFLNISVTEDQIKDISKKSSFSEMKEKAEKEKVNSNHTVCALTADRKLIFRKGAVGDWKNHFTSKQNAQFDVLFKEKINSSVLASCVQYECQ, encoded by the exons ATGCCAGAACAGACAGAGCTGGTCCACAGATTCAGAGGAATCCCTTTCTCCACCAGAGCCTCcacagagctgctacagtcCCTGGATGACTTTGAGGCCAGAGAAGATGATGTGCTGCTAGTGTCTTATCCCAAATCCG GGACACACTGGCTGGCCGAGATCCTGAGGAATCTGTACAACTGCCACACTGAGAACAACACGACCAGCCAGGTGACTCTGACATCGTCTCTGGAGTTCGGAGATCTCTCCAAATTCCAGGAGCTCAGAAACCTCCCCAGCAAGAGGCTCATCCCAACACACCTCAACTGTGACATGGTCCCTGTGCAGttcaaaacaaagaaatgcaaG ATGATTTATGTGATCAGAAACCCCAAGGACACGGCAGTCTCTATGTTCCATTACTATCAACAGAATCCCCACCTGCCCAAGATTGACAAATGGTCAACCTTTCTGGAGATGTTCCTGAAGGGCGAAG TGGTTTATGGTTCCTGGATTGATCACGTCCTCAGCTGGGAAAAGAAGGAAAATGATGAAAACACACTCTTCTTGTATTATGAGTCCATGAAGAAG GATCTCCCCACATATGTCAAGGAGATCAGTTCATTTCTGAACATCAGTGTCACGGAAGATCAAATCAAGGACATCTCAAAGAAATCATCATTCAGTGAAATGAAGGAAAAAGCAGAGAAGGAGAAAGTGAATTCAAACCACACAGTGTGCGCACTGACAGCTGACAGGAAGCTCATCTTTAGGAAAG GTGCCGTTGGTGACTGGAAGAACCATTTCACCTCCAAGCAGAACGCCCAGTTTGACGTGCTGTTTAAAGAGAAGATCAACTCTAGTGTATTAGCAAGCTGTGTTCAATATGAGTGTCAGTGA